A window of Primulina huaijiensis isolate GDHJ02 chromosome 9, ASM1229523v2, whole genome shotgun sequence contains these coding sequences:
- the LOC140984200 gene encoding squalene epoxidase 3-like yields the protein MEIDLMQNSIELYTVGGFIALVLGLILLYSLPESKGRNTKIEKSRDSGVKKRSENVVKLRTDGPPDVVIVGAGVAGSALAYSLAKDGRQVQVIERDLSQPDRIVGELLQPGGYLKLVELGMEECVSGIDSQQVYGYVLYKEGKYAKLTYPLQEFSSDVSGRSFHHGRFIQRLRQKAASLPNVRMEQGTVTSLIEEKGTVKGVKYKNKDGQDAKAYAPLTIVCDGCFSNLRKNLCVPQVDIVSHFVGMVLNLENGNLPQPNHGHVILANPSPILFYPVSSTEVRCLVDVPGQKLPSISNGDMAKYLKTKVAPQLPTELRDAFVEKIETGDIRSMPNRSMPASPLPTPGAILLGDAFNMRHPLTGGGMTVALSDVAVLRDLLRPVEDFSDAAALTKHLESFYTLRKPVASTINTLAGALYKVFCPAPDQASKEMREACFDYLSLGGMYSQGPIALLSGLNPRPMSLVAHFFAVALYGVGRLLLPFPSPKRLMLGVRLLSSAYGIIFPIVKSEGVRQMFFPITIPAYNRGDSVVMKSAMFDMMT from the exons CTCATTGCCTGAAAGTAAGGGTAGAAATACTAAGATAGAGAAGAGTAGAGATTCCGGTGTCAAGAAAAGATCTGAAAATGTTGTCAAGCTCCGGACTGACGGGCCACCGGATGTTGTCATCGTTGGTGCGGGTGTAGCTGGTTCTGCGCTTGCTTATAGTTTGGCTAAG GATGGGCGACAGGTTCAAGTGATTGAGAGGGATCTAAGCCAACCTGACAGAATAGTTGGTGAGCTCCTACAACCAGGAGGCTATCTGAAGTTAGTGGAACTGGGAATGGAGG AATGTGTGAGTGGGATCGACTCTCAGCAAGTGTATGGCTATGTGCTTTACAAAGAAGGAAAATATGCCAAATTAACCTACCCGTTGCAAGAATTCAGTTCAGATGTTTCCGGACGAAGTTTTCACCACGGTCGGTTCATCCAAAGGCTACGCCAGAAGGCTGCATCCCTTCCCAA TGTGAGAATGGAACAAGGAACCGTTACGTCTTTAATAGAAGAGAAGGGGACCGTTAAAGGAgtcaagtacaagaacaaagaTGGACAAGATGCTAAAGCATATGCACCTCTGACTATTGTCTGTGATGGATGTTTTTCAAACTTGAGGAAAAATCTGTGCGTACCCCAG GTAGATATTGTATCACACTTTGTTGGTATGGTACTGAACTTAGAGAATGGCAACCTTCCTCAACCGAACCATGGACATGTTATTTTGGCAAATCCGTCACCGATCTTGTTCTATCCCGTTAGCAGCACCGAGGTCAGATGTTTAGTGGACGTTCCGGGACAAAAATTGCCTTCAATCTCTAATGGAGATATGGCCAAGTACTTGAAAACCAAAGTGGCTCCTCAG CTTCCAACCGAGCTTCGTGATGCATTTGTCGAAAAAATCGAGACGGGAGACATAAGATCAATGCCAAACAGAAGCATGCCAGCCTCTCCACTGCCCACTCCTGGTGCAATCTTGCTCGGTGATGCATTCAACATGCGCCACCCGTTGACTGGTGGAGGAATGACGGTTGCCCTTTCGGATGTGGCGGTCCTTCGAGATCTCCTACGTCCTGTCGAAGATTTCAGCGATGCAGCTGCCCTCACCAAACATCTTGAATCCTTTTACACCCTCAGAAAG CCAGTGGCATCCACAATAAACACATTAGCAGGAGCCCTTTACAAGGTATTCTGCCCTGCACCAGATCAAGCCAGCAAGGAAATGCGCGAGGCTTGTTTCGATTATTTGAGCTTGGGAGGGATGTATTCACAAGGACCAATCGCCCTGCTGTCTGGTTTGAATCCAAGGCCTATGAGCTTGGTTGCACACTTCTTTGCTGTGGCCTTATATGGCGTGGGACGACTGTTGCTACCGTTTCCTTCGCCTAAACGCCTTATGCTTGGAGTCAGATTACTTTCT AGTGCATACGGAATCATATTTCCTATAGTAAAATCTGAAGGAGTAAGGCAAATGTTCTTCCCTATTACCATTCCAGCATATAACAGAGGCGACTCAGTTGTAATGAAGAGTGCCATGTTCGATATGATGACGTGA
- the LOC140984204 gene encoding probable BOI-related E3 ubiquitin-protein ligase 3, with translation MAIEAQLYSENLGFALGGTQDLFMENVCGFNGLCFVPQQQQLSVQVGQTQDFSGSLSEQRMEIDGFISLRNERLRLALQEQRKRQNALFLKIYESKTLHILKQREEQISKAKNRSVELQHFLQRMEIENQAWRRLTKENEAKVASLNSTIQRLKEAVNLSSNAAEDAESCCQIMEEKRTYNRDHLNSKFICRSCNNRNSCVIMLPCRHLCSCRDCEAFLDSCPVCGMVKKACIEAMI, from the exons ATGGCGATTGAAGCGCAGTTGTATTCAGAAAATCTTGGTTTTGCATTGGGGGGGACTCAGGATTTGTTCATGGAGAATGTGTGTGGATTCAATGGCTTGTGTTTTGTTCCTCAACAGCAGCAACTGTCGGTGCAAGTTGGTCAGACTCAGGATTTTTCTGGGAGTTTATCGGAACAGAGGATGGAAATCGATGGATTCATAAGTTTACGG AACGAGAGACTCAGACTGGCATTGCAAGAACAGAGAAAGCGTCAAAACGCACTGTTCTTGAAGATATACGAATCAAAAACGCTACATATACTCAAACAAAGAGAAGAACAAATCTCAAAAGCCAAGAACAGATCAGTTGAGCTCCAACATTTTTTACAAAGAATGGAGATCGAGAATCAAGCGTGGCGGAGATTAACCAAAGAAAACGAAGCAAAGGTTGCATCATTGAACAGCACAATCCAGCGACTGAAAGAAGCTGTGAATCTATCATCCAATGCCGCCGAGGATGCAGAATCTTGCTGCCAAATCATGGAAGAAAAAAGAACCTATAATCGGGACCATTTAAACTCGAAGTTCATTTGCAGAAGCTGTAATAATCGGAATTCGTGTGTGATTATGCTGCCATGTAGGCATCTTTGTTCATGCAGAGATTGCGAGGCTTTTCTTGATTCTTGCCCTGTTTGTGGAATGGTGAAAAAAGCTTGTATCGAGGCGATGATTTGA